TTGCCGGCCATCACCATCGGCTCTTTATTGGCCAACGCAATGTGCTTGCCGCTGCGAATAGCAGCCAAGGTGGGAACCAGTCCGGCGGCGCCGACGATGGCCGAGATCACCAGTTCGGCTCCCGGCATGGCGGCGACCTGGGCGATTCCTTCTTCGCCGGCCAGAATATCCACTTGAAGATCCGCGCATCTCGTCCGGAGGAGCGCGGCGGAGGTTTCTGAGGATACCGCCACCATCTGCGGTTTGAACGTACGGATCTGCGCTTCCAGTTTTTCAATGTTGCCGCCGGCCGTGAGGCCGACGACGCGAAAGTCATCGGGGAATCGTTGCACGATATCGAGCGTGTTGGTCCCGATCGATCCGGTTGACCCCAGGATAATGATCGATTTCATGTTTGCTCCTCGGTCATGGAGATGGTAACAGGCCTCGAAAATAGGTGACATAGTAGTAGAAGGCGGGGGCGGTGAACAAGAGACTATCGAGTCGGTCCAACATGCCGCCATGACCGGGCAGAATGTCGCCCGAGTCTTTCACCCCGGCGCGGCGTTTGATGAATGATTCCCAAAGGTCGCCGGACAGGCCCGCGGCCGTCAAGAGCAGGCCGAGCGCCAAGGCGTCGGACAGCGACAATTCCGGCACGAACCACGCATGAGCCAGAAGAGCCGCGCTCTCGGCCAACGCCAAACCGCCGATCGCGCCCTCGACGGTTTTTTTGGGGCTGATCGACGGCGCGAGCGGATGCTTGCCGAAGAGCGTGCCGGCGTAGTAGGCGCCGGTGTCGCCGGCCCAGGTGACCAATGCGAGGAAGATCACAAGTCGCTCACCGTCGGGCAGCAAGCGCGTCGATGCCACGGTGCTCAGGGTGAACCCTACGTACAGAACTCCGAAGGCGACGAGGGTCGTCTCTTTCAGCCGGCGATGGAAAGACCCTGAAGACAGCAACATCGTGACGGGAACGGCCAATGTCCCGATCGTCAGGATGTCCGTCACAAACAAGGACAATTGATGTTTGGCCAACACGAGAGCGGAGAG
This sequence is a window from Candidatus Nitrospira inopinata. Protein-coding genes within it:
- a CDS encoding phosphatidate cytidylyltransferase; this translates as MIAPSIGPRRFDLRRLYTAAALIPIVYVIISYFPPWALTLLLMTGGCLALIELYRITLPSPPNRWLIAVGLSLSALVLAKHQLSLFVTDILTIGTLAVPVTMLLSSGSFHRRLKETTLVAFGVLYVGFTLSTVASTRLLPDGERLVIFLALVTWAGDTGAYYAGTLFGKHPLAPSISPKKTVEGAIGGLALAESAALLAHAWFVPELSLSDALALGLLLTAAGLSGDLWESFIKRRAGVKDSGDILPGHGGMLDRLDSLLFTAPAFYYYVTYFRGLLPSP